In Naumovozyma castellii chromosome 1, complete genome, one DNA window encodes the following:
- the CAP1 gene encoding Cap1p (ancestral locus Anc_2.503) → MSEFKEIINEIINDAPPGETQEVYADLLKITSEANADTVLECIESRNVKTVTRVFIPELDQFSLVSEFNADKDERAKFWDPVAMCRFAVDHLHLKAVDVELDVQEKALNDAQGKLYEDLKKYVTGAYPNDVATVGVFPQEEEEDVIRICIVAEKLNPANYWNGSWKSKYHYNVKEETLEGEINVYVHYFEDGNVNFQSGKEVKLQGSDVVQLIKEVETQFENELMTSFTDLNEKQFKNLRRRLPITRSKVNWGKAIGNYRLGRDAAQGL, encoded by the coding sequence ATGTCTGAgttcaaagaaatcattaaCGAGATCATAAATGATGCACCACCAGGGGAGACCCAGGAAGTGTATGCTGACTTACTCAAGATCACTTCCGAGGCCAACGCTGACACTGTCCTGGAATGCATAGAATCCCGTAACGTCAAGACCGTGACCAGAGTGTTTATCCCTGAACTGGATCAATTCTCCTTGGTTAGTGAGTTCAATGCCGATAAGGATGAGAGAGCCAAGTTTTGGGACCCTGTCGCCATGTGCAGGTTTGCTGTGGATCATTTACATTTGAAAGCTGTGGATGTGGAATTGGACGTACAGGAGAAGGCTTTGAATGATGCTCAAGGTAAGCTTTACGAAGACTTGAAGAAGTATGTGACGGGAGCATATCCTAATGATGTGGCTACCGTGGGTGTGTTCCCTcaggaggaagaagaggatgtGATTAGGATTTGCATTGTGGCGGAGAAGTTAAATCCTGCTAATTACTGGAATGGTTCATGGAAATCGAAATATCATTATAACGTGAAGGAGGAGACGTTGGAAGGGGAAATTAATGTATACGTCCATTATTTCGAAGATGGGAACGTGAATTTCCAATCTGGTAAAGAAGTTAAATTGCAAGGCTCCGATGTGgttcaattaattaagGAGGTGGAAActcaatttgaaaatgaattgatgaCTTCATTCACAGATTTGAATGAGAAgcaattcaagaatttgagAAGAAGATTACCCATTACTAGATCCAAAGTTAATTGGGGGAAAGCCATTGGTAATTATAGATTGGGTAGAGATGCAGCTCAAGGGTtatga